From a single Sinomonas atrocyanea genomic region:
- a CDS encoding DUF6454 family protein codes for MWSEPPRDGSLSAEVASWTRRTRFELVHRLPLRFPTHHPQGMAFADGKIFLSTVEVHERPAPIGGSDDPARRTPGRGRGHVLVIGPDGTLAADLVVGDGDAYHPSGIDYAGGPLWVPVGEYRANSRSLVYTLDPHTLELTERFEVDDHLTWLAPDLDAGALYGAGWGSRRFYRWTLAGGATARDCEAWDNPSWHLDAQEGQYDGSGRIICAGISELPDAHGGTYELGGVSTVHFDERRITADVPVPLFSAAGHSVFRNPFVLTREGGEVLLHVAPDDGEDVHGTEILTYRVTNPPRPTPPQGALKAITAPEHQRPATA; via the coding sequence ATGTGGTCTGAGCCGCCGAGGGATGGCAGCCTCTCGGCAGAGGTCGCATCGTGGACCCGCCGCACGCGATTCGAGCTCGTCCACCGGCTCCCCCTGCGGTTCCCGACGCACCACCCGCAGGGCATGGCGTTCGCCGACGGGAAGATCTTCCTCTCGACCGTCGAAGTCCACGAGCGCCCGGCCCCGATTGGGGGCTCGGACGACCCTGCCCGGCGCACCCCCGGCAGGGGCCGGGGGCACGTCCTCGTCATCGGGCCGGACGGGACACTCGCGGCAGACCTGGTGGTCGGCGACGGCGATGCCTACCACCCCAGCGGGATCGACTACGCGGGCGGTCCGCTCTGGGTGCCCGTGGGAGAGTACCGCGCGAACTCCCGCAGCCTTGTGTACACGCTGGACCCGCACACACTGGAGCTCACTGAACGCTTCGAGGTGGACGACCACCTCACCTGGCTCGCCCCGGACCTGGACGCGGGCGCCCTCTACGGAGCGGGCTGGGGGTCACGGCGCTTCTACCGCTGGACCCTGGCCGGCGGCGCGACGGCACGGGACTGCGAAGCCTGGGACAACCCGAGCTGGCACCTGGACGCCCAGGAAGGCCAGTACGACGGCTCGGGGCGGATCATCTGCGCCGGAATCTCCGAACTGCCCGACGCGCACGGCGGGACGTACGAGCTCGGAGGGGTCAGCACCGTGCACTTCGATGAGCGCCGGATCACCGCCGACGTCCCGGTACCGCTCTTCAGCGCCGCAGGCCACAGCGTCTTCCGGAACCCGTTCGTCCTCACCCGCGAAGGCGGCGAAGTGCTCCTGCACGTCGCCCCTGATGACGGCGAGGATGTCCACGGCACAGAGATCCTCACCTACCGCGTCACCAACCCCCCTCGCCCCACGCCCCCGCAGGGGGCACTGAAAGCCATCACCGCCCCGGAGCACCAGCGTCCGGCCACGGCCTGA
- a CDS encoding TetR/AcrR family transcriptional regulator: MPPPTAPDPRATGALAEGDGPRERIEAAAYRIFAERGIRAAGVEDILTSCGAAQAALYAAFGSKDAVAPAYLDRLHPERRAVIGAAVSTRWDPRPWPGSSTSSTQ, encoded by the coding sequence GTGCCGCCGCCAACAGCCCCCGACCCCAGGGCAACGGGGGCGCTGGCTGAGGGGGACGGTCCGCGGGAGCGGATCGAGGCCGCCGCGTACCGGATCTTCGCCGAGCGCGGCATCCGCGCCGCCGGCGTGGAGGACATCCTGACCTCCTGCGGCGCTGCGCAGGCGGCCCTCTACGCTGCCTTCGGGTCCAAGGACGCCGTCGCCCCGGCCTACCTCGACCGCCTCCACCCGGAGCGCAGGGCCGTGATCGGGGCCGCCGTCAGCACGCGGTGGGACCCGAGGCCCTGGCCGGGGTCTTCGACGTCTTCGACGCAGTGA
- a CDS encoding LGFP repeat-containing protein, with protein MLAGIALVGAGLVTGAAPASAADPKGWGITGAIYYGGANGSGTIDYQVMLGATVTFTDPRCVGTAASFHPNAVMTTTIGASTYASPPLSRWTTRTDSYPLTACHDPAGNLITGVTGTSVHTYGSWTLDYSCQLSGLAITGTLTDPDAGLTDAAGFVRYNVENYGGLGAGTVPFDAGALPASCPAYPAPAFTLSTLPAPYGAPAGATVTVTGTGYIPGAAATITFDATPSNPVPVGSATVGPDGTFRAEITLPPDAVQQAHRVTVSSAGSYSRSVLLNVTPGLSVSPNSEGFGSSITVTGWNFQAGQSVSVGLYAPLVGGGSETTSFGQTTARADGTFTYTAVLGDGFPAGSAWLTAGGGYRYAAVPFTVLQRDISQGMDAKAAAWGLGSATGPVSTFSDGWRYRTYQRGAVIPGSSQYLYVSRGAIRSEWLAVIPAQTGIFKNLVLPRSGPLGYPTTDEMSGLKGGGVYQLYDYGAIVWSPATGAHTSTGAIRSRYAQLGYENGVLGYPTTDEAGGLKGGGVYQMYQGGAIVWSPATGAHASLGGIRAAWGRLGYENGTMGYPTGEETGGLWGGGVYQMYQGGAIVWSPATGAHESTGAIRTRYGQLGYETSVLGYPTSDETGGLKDGGVYQLYQGGAIVWSPATGAHESTGPIRTRYAQLGYENGRLGYPTSDVYPVPNGTAQNFQGGKITYTNGTITVS; from the coding sequence GTGCTCGCTGGAATCGCGCTCGTGGGCGCCGGCCTCGTCACCGGCGCAGCGCCAGCGTCGGCAGCCGATCCCAAGGGATGGGGCATCACTGGTGCCATCTACTACGGCGGTGCCAACGGGTCCGGGACCATCGACTACCAAGTGATGCTCGGCGCCACCGTCACCTTCACGGATCCGCGCTGTGTGGGCACCGCTGCGAGTTTTCATCCGAACGCGGTGATGACCACCACGATCGGTGCCTCGACGTACGCCTCGCCGCCCCTGTCTCGTTGGACGACAAGGACGGACAGTTACCCGCTCACGGCGTGCCATGATCCAGCTGGCAATCTCATCACGGGCGTCACGGGTACCTCCGTCCACACCTACGGCAGCTGGACCCTGGACTACTCCTGCCAGTTGAGCGGCCTGGCCATCACCGGCACGCTGACCGACCCCGATGCCGGCCTGACGGATGCAGCCGGATTCGTCCGCTACAACGTCGAGAACTACGGTGGCCTCGGCGCCGGGACCGTGCCCTTTGACGCTGGCGCGCTGCCCGCGTCATGCCCGGCCTACCCGGCACCCGCATTTACCCTCTCAACTCTGCCCGCCCCGTACGGGGCACCCGCGGGCGCGACCGTGACAGTGACCGGAACCGGCTACATCCCCGGGGCGGCCGCGACGATCACCTTCGACGCCACCCCCTCGAATCCCGTCCCCGTCGGCTCTGCAACCGTCGGCCCCGACGGCACCTTCAGGGCCGAAATCACCCTCCCCCCAGATGCCGTCCAACAAGCCCACAGGGTGACGGTGAGCTCGGCCGGAAGTTATTCGCGAAGCGTGCTCCTGAACGTGACCCCCGGGCTGAGTGTGTCGCCCAACTCAGAAGGGTTCGGCTCGAGCATCACGGTGACGGGCTGGAACTTCCAGGCTGGCCAGTCCGTCTCAGTTGGCCTATATGCCCCCCTCGTGGGTGGAGGATCCGAAACCACGAGTTTCGGGCAGACCACCGCGCGCGCCGACGGCACCTTCACCTATACCGCAGTCCTCGGCGACGGCTTCCCCGCCGGTTCAGCATGGCTGACGGCTGGCGGCGGCTACAGATACGCAGCAGTGCCCTTCACCGTCCTACAGCGCGACATAAGCCAGGGCATGGATGCGAAGGCCGCCGCCTGGGGACTCGGGAGCGCCACGGGCCCGGTGAGCACCTTCTCAGACGGCTGGCGGTACCGCACCTACCAGCGCGGAGCCGTCATCCCCGGATCCTCTCAGTACCTGTACGTCTCCCGCGGGGCGATCCGCAGCGAATGGCTCGCGGTCATCCCGGCGCAGACCGGCATATTCAAGAACCTCGTCCTCCCCCGAAGCGGGCCGCTCGGCTACCCCACCACCGACGAGATGAGCGGCCTCAAGGGCGGGGGCGTGTACCAGCTGTACGACTACGGGGCCATCGTCTGGTCCCCCGCCACCGGCGCCCACACCTCCACCGGGGCCATCCGCTCCCGCTACGCCCAGCTCGGGTACGAGAACGGCGTTCTCGGCTACCCCACCACCGACGAGGCCGGCGGGCTCAAGGGCGGGGGCGTCTACCAGATGTACCAGGGCGGGGCCATCGTCTGGTCCCCCGCCACAGGGGCCCACGCCTCCCTCGGGGGAATCCGCGCCGCGTGGGGCCGCCTCGGATACGAGAACGGGACGATGGGCTACCCCACCGGGGAGGAGACCGGAGGCCTCTGGGGCGGGGGCGTGTACCAGATGTACCAGGGCGGGGCCATCGTCTGGTCCCCCGCCACCGGAGCCCACGAATCCACCGGCGCCATCCGCACCCGCTACGGCCAGCTCGGATACGAGACCAGCGTCCTCGGCTACCCCACCTCAGATGAGACCGGCGGCCTCAAAGACGGAGGCGTCTACCAGCTCTACCAGGGCGGGGCCATCGTCTGGTCCCCCGCAACCGGAGCCCACGAATCCACCGGCCCCATCCGCACCCGCTACGCCCAGCTCGGCTACGAGAACGGCCGCCTCGGCTACCCCACCAGTGACGTCTACCCCGTGCCCAACGGCACAGCCCAGAACTTCCAGGGCGGCAAGATCACCTACACCAACGGCACCATCACCGTCTCCTGA
- a CDS encoding inositol monophosphatase family protein: MSTTSPGSGRHGTLWATAHRGAAVERRENTLAAVRSALEAEADFIEVDVRVTRDGHVVLLHDPTLERLWGVDRPIAEMDWAEAAGLGSGEERIPLLAEAVALVAGTAATLLIDMDTPDAAAPAVSVVRGSAPGARVAWCGSLEAVSAVRDLDPEASIWLPWNRRDIPPAELLERLRPEVVNAEYPVLSRDLVDAVHAAGLRVACWTVDDEDAMRWVLSLGADAVTTNRLGMLQKVSAEGRAAWERAPRPTRLAGAELVAAAAVAHELAQWANAFTRSADLGRVRTKANAADHVTAVDLAVEQHVRQVIAERLPGHTVVGEEMGGSAQPGVPCWYVDPVDGTSNLANGVPWTAFSLALAIDREPLVAVLGDVWHGQVFAAVAGLGAEIDGQRLELQPPSEHAAADLAGTIVSTELHGHSAWPGMETFLDMLRERFCTVRIMGSGALALAGPAAGRGVGTVIERFNPIDHLAAALVVREAGGVLVDDNGKETAWPESGGILAARREHASELYALWATARRSAQEARHVV; encoded by the coding sequence ATGAGCACCACGTCGCCCGGCTCCGGCCGCCACGGGACCCTCTGGGCCACAGCACACCGCGGGGCCGCGGTGGAGCGCCGGGAGAACACCCTGGCTGCGGTCCGTTCCGCCCTCGAAGCAGAAGCCGACTTCATCGAAGTCGACGTCCGCGTGACCCGGGACGGCCACGTGGTGCTCCTGCACGACCCCACTTTGGAACGCCTCTGGGGCGTGGACCGGCCCATCGCCGAGATGGACTGGGCCGAGGCGGCCGGGCTGGGCTCAGGCGAAGAGCGCATCCCGCTCCTGGCCGAGGCCGTGGCCCTCGTGGCCGGGACGGCAGCGACCCTGCTGATCGACATGGACACCCCCGACGCAGCTGCCCCCGCCGTCTCCGTCGTGCGGGGCTCAGCGCCCGGGGCACGGGTGGCCTGGTGCGGGAGCCTCGAGGCCGTCAGCGCCGTCCGGGACCTCGATCCCGAGGCGAGCATCTGGCTCCCCTGGAACCGTCGCGACATCCCGCCCGCAGAGCTCCTCGAGCGGCTGCGTCCCGAGGTCGTCAACGCCGAATACCCCGTGCTCAGCCGCGACCTCGTCGATGCCGTCCACGCGGCCGGGCTACGCGTGGCCTGCTGGACAGTCGACGACGAGGACGCCATGCGCTGGGTCCTCTCCCTCGGCGCGGACGCCGTCACCACCAACCGGCTGGGCATGCTGCAGAAGGTATCCGCCGAAGGCCGCGCAGCATGGGAACGGGCGCCACGCCCCACCCGGCTCGCAGGTGCCGAGCTGGTAGCGGCCGCCGCCGTCGCCCACGAACTCGCACAGTGGGCCAACGCCTTCACCCGCAGCGCCGACCTCGGACGCGTCCGCACGAAGGCGAACGCCGCCGACCACGTCACCGCGGTGGACCTCGCGGTAGAACAGCACGTCCGCCAGGTCATCGCCGAACGCCTCCCGGGCCATACCGTCGTCGGCGAGGAGATGGGGGGCTCGGCCCAGCCCGGAGTTCCCTGCTGGTACGTCGATCCCGTCGACGGGACCTCGAACCTGGCCAACGGCGTCCCCTGGACCGCCTTCTCACTGGCCCTGGCCATCGACCGCGAGCCGCTCGTCGCCGTCCTCGGCGACGTCTGGCACGGGCAGGTGTTTGCTGCCGTAGCGGGACTGGGAGCCGAAATCGACGGACAGCGCCTCGAGCTGCAGCCGCCGTCCGAGCACGCCGCGGCCGACCTGGCCGGGACGATCGTGAGCACCGAGCTGCACGGCCACTCCGCATGGCCTGGCATGGAGACCTTCCTCGACATGCTCCGTGAGCGTTTCTGCACCGTGCGGATCATGGGATCCGGGGCCCTCGCGCTGGCCGGACCAGCAGCAGGCCGCGGGGTGGGAACCGTGATCGAGCGCTTCAACCCCATCGACCACCTCGCCGCCGCCCTCGTGGTCCGCGAGGCCGGAGGCGTCCTCGTCGACGACAACGGCAAGGAGACCGCGTGGCCCGAGTCCGGCGGCATCCTGGCGGCCAGGCGCGAGCACGCGTCGGAGCTCTACGCCCTCTGGGCCACCGCGCGCCGTTCTGCACAGGAGGCGCGCCATGTGGTCTGA
- a CDS encoding ribbon-helix-helix protein, CopG family, with amino-acid sequence MGREMRGREVSEAEVDQWVEEAEAGYDVEELKARMGRPARGAEASHVVPVRLTVEELAAVMARAEREHLNRSEAIRAALAAWSHAA; translated from the coding sequence ATGGGACGTGAGATGCGCGGTCGGGAGGTCTCGGAGGCCGAGGTCGACCAGTGGGTCGAGGAGGCAGAGGCCGGCTACGACGTCGAGGAGCTGAAGGCGCGGATGGGGCGCCCGGCGCGGGGTGCGGAGGCGTCGCACGTCGTGCCAGTGAGGCTGACGGTCGAGGAGCTCGCGGCGGTCATGGCCCGGGCTGAGCGCGAGCACCTCAACCGTTCCGAGGCGATCCGCGCCGCCCTGGCTGCCTGGTCGCACGCGGCGTGA
- a CDS encoding response regulator — MRVFLVVGNELARQEIRRLLKHEGIQVVGESGSARQALGRIRALGPDVAVLDSQLVDGKGIQVCLQARETVPRLGCVVLVSYHPESTGPTTVDRCEFVLRDIRAHGLPAAGRRAAANSPRPQGNGGAG, encoded by the coding sequence GTGAGGGTATTCCTCGTGGTCGGCAACGAGCTCGCCCGCCAGGAGATACGGCGCCTGCTCAAGCACGAGGGGATCCAGGTCGTCGGCGAGAGCGGATCGGCCCGCCAGGCGCTCGGGCGCATCAGGGCGCTGGGCCCGGATGTGGCCGTCCTTGATTCGCAGCTCGTCGACGGGAAGGGGATCCAGGTGTGCCTCCAGGCCCGCGAGACCGTCCCCAGGCTCGGCTGCGTCGTGCTGGTCAGCTACCATCCCGAGTCCACCGGCCCCACCACGGTCGACCGGTGCGAGTTCGTGCTGCGGGACATCCGCGCCCACGGCCTCCCCGCGGCGGGCAGGCGTGCCGCCGCCAACAGCCCCCGACCCCAGGGCAACGGGGGCGCTGGCTGA
- a CDS encoding recombinase family protein — MPKLIGYARVSTRQQSTDRQQADLLAAGVRRDDLYVDHGVSGARASRPQFDRALDALITGDTLVITTLDRLGRSTQNMLAFADELRRRGAGLRVLNLGGGDVDTATPMGSMLFTIMAALAQMEHEIKRERVIDSISKRREAGKDLGGRPRRITDSQIRSAVRLVEGGEPAAQVARDLGMSRATFYRRSRSLAG; from the coding sequence ATGCCAAAGCTGATCGGCTATGCCCGCGTTTCGACGCGACAGCAGTCCACCGACCGGCAGCAGGCAGACCTCCTGGCCGCCGGCGTCCGACGCGACGACCTCTACGTCGACCACGGCGTATCCGGCGCCCGGGCATCCCGTCCGCAGTTTGACCGGGCACTCGACGCACTGATCACGGGCGACACCCTCGTCATCACCACGCTGGACCGGCTCGGGCGATCGACCCAGAACATGCTCGCTTTCGCTGACGAACTCCGCCGCCGCGGCGCAGGCCTGCGGGTGCTGAACCTCGGAGGCGGCGACGTCGACACGGCAACGCCCATGGGCTCGATGCTGTTCACGATCATGGCCGCCCTCGCGCAGATGGAGCACGAGATCAAGCGCGAACGCGTCATCGACTCAATCAGCAAGCGCAGAGAGGCCGGGAAGGATCTCGGCGGCAGGCCGCGCCGGATCACCGACAGCCAGATTCGCAGCGCTGTCCGCTTGGTCGAAGGCGGCGAACCCGCTGCGCAGGTCGCCCGAGATCTCGGGATGTCCCGCGCCACGTTCTACAGGCGATCACGATCCCTTGCAGGCTAG
- a CDS encoding AfsR/SARP family transcriptional regulator, with amino-acid sequence MMEPETASDVVLSLGALERGDMEILRLLGPVVIDLGNGKQVRYRGALEAQILAVLAREPQRTLVTADVLIEVLIEESGKHRDPRKARQSLHTGVHRINQKAPGVIGSVGSSYQLRINSDYEVVKANRHAAASLLENENPLKALEVIDKTLELWRGSPLGGVPFKAPVLREMVEQIDRLQDEFRELRVQAFLKARTRLTEALDDIDILLGSDPFQDRFHEWRFYAMLNHRGKQPALEVLARSLDQYREDGMELDFLEDLRDRFDREDVAPASLVATAPEEHPAGSRRHCLNNLPGATYSEFISTAELDRLKSAIKQQRPIVAVIAIGGRGKRTLVHYFCREIIKTRDHFDVVLWISAKEGRPTTLMSVLDQLAITAEQTHLARGEEEGKLHEAREFLQSQRVLVVIEGYDNVKDPSLDRWLTELPHPSKALITTIASQDSLVGYWVEVDLQAPSPELRVPFFKQLLDARPVAGLTPESKVLEELWNDWAGNYKILEWIIGQLPGIGLQELRSQLDGVAGSSVDVVLTKILRTSWDELTDDSRRVLLALACYPHGTARSTLERVAGAPADFPQLLRHLHDVRFVKSDGGLDDPKFIADPLVARKVRELARREDEEAPVYDRWLAECCEAAEEVGFCPEDVSRLQKFDVPGVRENLECAIEWAFEHGRHRSVTCLGRGMRYYYYVRGLWSPKTDVNQLRAAAARELGDVQEEFDALVYMLNIAAKQGNLKRVDTLLTETDAILSRDASGVSAASLASYRHAKALHLSGHSKFREAEELWRENIEVPSVMSEADFNANLRWFGECLIRRGGEHRAEGRALLIRARDHAEEHHFPRALMLINLWLAGLDLEGAPTPEVVEETLRSLLSLRPDLELLKDLKYEADHHRLLARCYQFQNSADDAVEHFEKANSLYERLGMSPEQDAPREMP; translated from the coding sequence ATGATGGAGCCAGAGACGGCTTCGGACGTCGTCCTAAGTTTGGGCGCGCTGGAGAGGGGGGACATGGAGATCTTACGGTTGCTCGGGCCTGTGGTCATCGACCTTGGTAACGGGAAGCAGGTGCGCTACAGAGGCGCCTTAGAGGCACAAATACTGGCCGTGTTGGCCCGCGAACCCCAGCGCACACTGGTCACTGCGGACGTTCTCATAGAGGTGCTCATCGAGGAGAGCGGAAAGCACCGCGACCCGAGGAAAGCCAGGCAGAGTCTTCACACCGGCGTGCATCGCATCAACCAAAAGGCTCCTGGAGTCATTGGAAGCGTAGGCTCGAGCTATCAGCTGAGGATCAATTCCGACTATGAAGTCGTGAAGGCGAATCGTCATGCGGCGGCCTCTCTCCTTGAAAATGAGAATCCTCTGAAAGCACTGGAGGTCATTGATAAGACACTTGAACTGTGGCGAGGGAGCCCACTGGGAGGCGTCCCCTTTAAGGCACCCGTCTTACGGGAGATGGTCGAGCAGATCGATCGCCTTCAAGACGAATTCCGAGAACTGCGCGTTCAGGCCTTCCTCAAAGCTCGGACTCGTTTGACTGAAGCACTTGATGACATCGACATCCTCCTTGGATCGGATCCGTTCCAGGACCGATTTCACGAGTGGCGGTTCTATGCGATGCTCAACCACCGCGGCAAACAACCGGCACTGGAAGTTCTGGCGCGAAGCCTCGACCAGTACCGAGAAGACGGCATGGAGTTGGACTTCCTCGAAGACCTGCGGGACAGGTTTGACAGAGAAGATGTTGCTCCAGCCTCGCTGGTAGCGACGGCCCCTGAGGAGCACCCCGCAGGGTCTCGGCGCCACTGCCTGAATAACCTGCCCGGGGCGACCTATTCAGAGTTCATCTCAACTGCTGAGCTTGACCGTCTCAAGAGTGCCATCAAGCAGCAGCGTCCGATTGTCGCCGTGATCGCTATCGGAGGGCGGGGGAAGCGTACCCTCGTCCATTACTTCTGTAGGGAAATCATTAAGACGCGGGACCATTTCGACGTAGTGCTCTGGATTTCAGCGAAGGAAGGAAGGCCCACCACGCTGATGTCTGTACTGGACCAGCTTGCTATCACCGCTGAGCAGACTCATCTCGCCCGTGGCGAGGAAGAAGGGAAGCTGCACGAGGCCCGGGAGTTCCTTCAGAGCCAGCGTGTGCTTGTGGTGATAGAGGGGTACGACAACGTCAAGGATCCGTCTCTGGATCGGTGGCTCACCGAACTGCCGCATCCGAGCAAGGCGCTCATTACGACTATCGCTTCTCAGGATTCGCTGGTGGGCTACTGGGTCGAGGTCGACCTCCAGGCCCCTTCCCCCGAACTCCGGGTCCCGTTCTTCAAACAGCTGTTGGATGCGCGCCCCGTTGCAGGGTTGACCCCTGAAAGCAAGGTTCTGGAGGAACTTTGGAACGATTGGGCGGGTAACTACAAGATCCTGGAGTGGATCATCGGTCAGCTTCCCGGCATCGGCCTGCAGGAGCTTCGGTCGCAGCTCGATGGAGTGGCGGGCAGCAGCGTTGACGTCGTGCTGACCAAGATCCTCAGGACCAGCTGGGATGAACTGACGGATGACAGCCGGCGCGTCCTTCTCGCCTTGGCATGCTATCCGCACGGTACAGCGCGCTCGACCCTCGAGCGGGTCGCCGGGGCGCCGGCCGATTTCCCTCAGCTCCTGCGTCACCTGCACGATGTCCGCTTCGTCAAATCTGACGGAGGGCTGGATGACCCCAAGTTCATCGCGGATCCCCTCGTCGCGAGGAAGGTCCGCGAATTGGCGCGGAGAGAAGACGAAGAGGCGCCGGTCTACGACCGCTGGCTCGCGGAGTGCTGTGAAGCAGCTGAAGAGGTCGGCTTCTGTCCAGAGGACGTCAGCAGGTTGCAGAAGTTCGACGTCCCCGGTGTCCGCGAGAACCTCGAATGCGCGATCGAGTGGGCCTTCGAGCATGGTCGCCACCGGAGTGTCACCTGCCTCGGGCGGGGAATGCGGTACTACTACTACGTGAGAGGCTTGTGGTCTCCCAAGACCGATGTGAACCAGCTACGGGCAGCGGCCGCACGGGAGCTCGGCGACGTCCAAGAGGAATTCGACGCACTGGTCTACATGCTGAACATCGCCGCGAAACAGGGGAATTTGAAGCGGGTCGATACGCTTTTGACCGAAACCGACGCCATCCTCTCCCGGGACGCGTCTGGTGTATCCGCGGCCAGTCTCGCCTCCTACCGGCATGCCAAGGCTTTGCATCTCTCAGGACACTCGAAGTTCCGAGAAGCAGAAGAATTGTGGCGGGAGAACATCGAGGTTCCCTCGGTGATGAGCGAGGCAGACTTCAATGCCAATCTCCGCTGGTTCGGCGAGTGCTTGATCCGCCGCGGTGGCGAACATCGGGCGGAGGGCCGCGCCCTCCTGATTCGTGCCCGGGATCACGCAGAGGAGCATCATTTTCCCAGGGCGCTGATGCTGATCAACCTGTGGCTCGCGGGCTTGGACTTGGAAGGCGCCCCCACTCCGGAGGTTGTGGAGGAGACGCTGCGGAGTTTGCTTAGTCTGAGGCCAGATTTGGAGCTGTTGAAGGACCTAAAGTACGAGGCCGACCACCATCGCCTCCTGGCCCGTTGCTACCAGTTCCAGAACTCCGCCGATGATGCAGTGGAACATTTCGAGAAGGCCAATTCACTCTACGAGCGACTCGGGATGTCTCCCGAGCAGGACGCGCCCCGGGAGATGCCATGA
- a CDS encoding MgtC/SapB family protein — MDSWQQLLCLTIALALSTLVGVERQMSQKSAGLRTHALVGVGAALFMVVSKYGFYDVEEAGLVTLDPSRMAAQIVSGIGFVGAGLVFVKRNKVRGLTTAASIWLVAAIGSSAGAGLVVPAAFVTLVHFLVVLGYPYIVRKTHMGPSRDHTVHVQYEDGTGALRRILFACTSEGLVVHGFEMHQALDPEEPPGVLDRMAPLNDALPAERNLVEIELELEGNASPPRLVQALSALNGIKSVRVDDFTD; from the coding sequence ATGGACTCCTGGCAGCAACTGCTCTGCCTCACAATCGCCCTGGCCCTCTCCACCCTGGTGGGCGTGGAACGACAGATGAGTCAGAAGTCAGCCGGCTTGCGGACCCACGCCCTCGTCGGCGTAGGAGCCGCCCTCTTCATGGTGGTCAGCAAGTACGGCTTCTACGACGTCGAGGAAGCGGGCCTGGTCACCCTCGACCCCTCCCGCATGGCCGCGCAGATCGTCTCCGGAATCGGATTCGTCGGCGCCGGCCTCGTCTTCGTCAAGAGGAACAAGGTCCGGGGGCTCACCACAGCCGCCTCGATCTGGCTCGTGGCCGCCATCGGCTCCTCAGCGGGCGCAGGCCTTGTCGTCCCAGCAGCCTTCGTGACACTCGTCCACTTCCTCGTCGTGCTCGGCTACCCCTACATCGTGCGCAAGACGCACATGGGCCCCAGCCGCGACCACACCGTCCACGTCCAATACGAGGATGGCACCGGTGCCCTCAGGCGCATACTCTTCGCATGCACGTCCGAAGGGCTCGTCGTGCACGGCTTCGAAATGCACCAGGCGCTCGATCCCGAGGAGCCGCCCGGGGTCCTCGACCGGATGGCCCCGCTCAACGATGCCCTCCCGGCCGAGCGGAACCTGGTTGAGATCGAACTCGAGCTAGAAGGGAACGCATCACCGCCCAGACTGGTCCAGGCGCTCTCAGCCCTGAACGGCATCAAGTCGGTAAGAGTCGATGACTTCACCGACTGA